A part of Ziziphus jujuba cultivar Dongzao chromosome 8, ASM3175591v1 genomic DNA contains:
- the LOC107404193 gene encoding U11/U12 small nuclear ribonucleoprotein 25 kDa protein isoform X2, with protein sequence MESSTKGEDIVNVEGYNSNNIKKARLQSTLSALLQDPLLSDVPKKPSLLEVDTLISLELGSAMRISILKLDGTSIVMNSATVKDLKLAIKKKVNDMEQSNMGHRHISWKHVWLNFCLSYHNEKLLDDQAQLQGFGIRNNSKVQFTPYVVSKGSQKHSRRKKHRFFHGLSKRA encoded by the exons ATGGAATCGAGCACCAAAGGGGAAGATATTGTGAATGTGGAAGGTTACAACAGCAACAACATAAAAAAGGCAAGGTTGCAATCAACCCTCTCTGCCCTTCTCCAAGATCCTCTACTTTCCGATGTCCCCAAGAAACCAAGCTTATTGGAAGTTGACACCCTTATCAGCCTTGAATTGGGTAGCGCTATGCGCATTTCCATCCTCAAACTAGATGGAACTTCAATCG TGATGAATTCTGCTACTGTCAAGGATCTTAAGCTTGCCATCAAAAAGAAAGTAAACGACATGGAGCAATCCAATATGGGTCACCGCCACATATCATG GAAGCATGTATGGTTGAACTTTTGTCTATCATACCATAACGAGAAGCTACTTGATGACCAAGCTCAACTTCAGGGTTTTGGCATACGCAACAATTCTAAG GTTCAGTTTACCCCTTATGTGGTGTCTAAAGGTTCTCAAAAGCATTCAAGGAGGAAGAAACACCGCTTTTTTCATGGCCTTAGTAAGCGCGCATGA
- the LOC107404192 gene encoding gibberellin 2-beta-dioxygenase 1 has product MINPHAPHHHHYIIFHVYANKIRIFHFHNTMASSAQNQHHQFPNVYGGATSAPPPTPSAQPGNLLSTSDAADTLSRFLNRLTPTLSLPSRRSQSQTISTTSPPIISFSDRTASGVVDELCSSSSQLGFFQLTNHCVPSELANSAESEALSIFNLPRDQKESCFPKNWPLGYDGENDEDDDEEGDGLGESFCLDASCYSESAELSFSLDHLCEFTRAMEKLGLEIIECLSSSVGFENPLGKDPTRFRSFMWISEGLPGNKLVIPGEYYPYVVGLQYQIRSQKYSLLADSGWVSVLPQLDSVLVTIGDIAQVWSNGKLKKVRGRPVMACLGESKNCSRSISMSVLVSLPLESRVGPLLLPKASGISGSGIRESNDNGNENVGVGDDDDDDEKEEKLVFNSFCLEDYAWKVSHERLPLRDPLERYRIR; this is encoded by the exons ATGATTAACCCCCATGCACCACACCACCACCATTATATAATTTTCCATGTTTATGCAAACAAAATCCGTATCTTTCACTTTCATAATACCATGGCCTCCTCAGCTCAAAACCAACATCACCAATTCCCAAACGTGTATGGCGGCGCCACCTCAGCGCCTCCGCCGACTCCATCGGCTCAGCCTGGCAATCTCCTGTCCACGTCGGACGCCGCCGACACCCTCTCGAGGTTCCTCAACCGCCTCACGCCGACGCTCTCCCTCCCTAGTCGACGCTCCCAATCCCAAACTATCTCCACCACTTCTCCTCCGATCATCTCATTTTCTGACAGAACCGCCTCCGGGGTCGTCGACGAGCTCTGCTCTTCCTCTTCGCAACTCGGTTTCTTCCAACTCACCAATCATTGCGTCCCATCTGAGCTCGCTAACTCAGCTGAATCGGAAGCTCTTTCCATCTTCAACCTCCCTAGAGATCAGAAAGAATCCTGCTTCCCCAAGAACTGGCCTCTAGGTTACGACGGAGAGAACGACGAAGACGATGATGAAGAAGGAGATGGACTCGGTGAGTCATTCTGTTTGGACGCCTCGTGCTATTCCGAGTCGGCCGAGTTGTCATTTTCTTTAGATCATTTATGCGAGTTCACTCGTGCTATGGAGAAGCTGGGTTTGGAGATCATCGAGTGCTTGTCAAGCTCAGTTGGATTTGAGAATCCGCTTGGGAAGGATCCGACCCGGTTTCGTTCGTTTATGTGGATATCGGAGGGTTTGCCCGGAAATAAGTTAGTAATTCCTGGTGAGTATTACCCGTATGTTGTGGGTTTGCAGTATCAAATCCGGAGCCAAAAGTATTCGCTGCTGGCCGACTCGGGTTGGGTGTCGGTTTTGCCACAACTGGACTCGGTCTTGGTGACTATTGGAGACATTGCCCAA GTGTGGAGCAACGGAAAGTTAAAGAAAGTGAGAGGAAGGCCAGTGATGGCGTGTTTGGGAGAAAGTAAAAATTGCAGTCGCAGCATATCAATGTCAGTGTTGGTGAGTCTCCCTTTGGAGAGTAGAGTGGGCCCACTTCTTCTTCCAAAGGCAAGCGGTATATCTGGATCTGGAATCCGTGAGAGCAATGACAATGGCAATGAAAATGTTGGtgttggtgatgatgatgatgatgatgaaaaagaagaaaaattggtgttcaattcattttgtttgGAGGATTACGCATGGAAAGTCTCTCACGAGCGTCTCCCGCTTAGAGATCCCCTTGAAAGATACCGTATtcgttaa
- the LOC107404193 gene encoding U11/U12 small nuclear ribonucleoprotein 25 kDa protein isoform X1: MESSTKGEDIVNVEGYNSNNIKKARLQSTLSALLQDPLLSDVPKKPSLLEVDTLISLELGSAMRISILKLDGTSIDVAVMNSATVKDLKLAIKKKVNDMEQSNMGHRHISWKHVWLNFCLSYHNEKLLDDQAQLQGFGIRNNSKVQFTPYVVSKGSQKHSRRKKHRFFHGLSKRA; encoded by the exons ATGGAATCGAGCACCAAAGGGGAAGATATTGTGAATGTGGAAGGTTACAACAGCAACAACATAAAAAAGGCAAGGTTGCAATCAACCCTCTCTGCCCTTCTCCAAGATCCTCTACTTTCCGATGTCCCCAAGAAACCAAGCTTATTGGAAGTTGACACCCTTATCAGCCTTGAATTGGGTAGCGCTATGCGCATTTCCATCCTCAAACTAGATGGAACTTCAATCG ATGTGGCAGTGATGAATTCTGCTACTGTCAAGGATCTTAAGCTTGCCATCAAAAAGAAAGTAAACGACATGGAGCAATCCAATATGGGTCACCGCCACATATCATG GAAGCATGTATGGTTGAACTTTTGTCTATCATACCATAACGAGAAGCTACTTGATGACCAAGCTCAACTTCAGGGTTTTGGCATACGCAACAATTCTAAG GTTCAGTTTACCCCTTATGTGGTGTCTAAAGGTTCTCAAAAGCATTCAAGGAGGAAGAAACACCGCTTTTTTCATGGCCTTAGTAAGCGCGCATGA